Proteins encoded within one genomic window of Mya arenaria isolate MELC-2E11 chromosome 13, ASM2691426v1:
- the LOC128214111 gene encoding Krueppel-like factor 12 — protein sequence MRTNNKKGYSAMDTDKAAMTEAVQEHEYTASSPGSFVDESVEREAVETLLSISSSSPAGSGSGMEFVMDSSSNESWGHQSLSPGSRSPTTHSPPHRGQSKLAQLLLEAPVHSLPVTTQWMNMDTSNLPQTRSYPVSVIVPNTANQLASSKSENFVANNIPIGVFNSRVSTGVSEVLTPSCVVSTQSATRLDSRVSSSSPWKPHMPSSVSVLRTQLSQPYDNSQHILGLQPLSGVSSSVQYVSSSVMSNSKPSAHTVTSVTPVFVHGRTIEGIQVPSAHTVTSVTPVFAHGRTLEGIQAPSAHTMTSVSSVFAIPLPVVQVVVMNNVTNKNASMMDIDNGLCKIAPSRVGASPMSIPVTLQGDGRNRPHKCTFRDCDKSYIKSSHLKAHMRLHTGERPFVCTWEGCARKFARSDELSRHRRAHTGEKKFVCPLCSRGFVRSDHLAKHVGRHCNKDKPRPQSKPTVVPVAQKNILEEMVNPLERDEDYVLPSIHTDTVDDSLSNTFRTVSSAPKFAGVDNDDDSVMSWSAEALCMDVPQAVAD from the exons ATGAGGACAAATAATAAGAAAGGCTACAGTGCGATGGATACCGATAAGGCGGCGATGACAGAG GCAGTACAAGAACATGAGTACACAGCGAGCAGTCCTGGCAGTTTTGTGGACGAGTCGGTAGAACGAGAGGCAGTTGAGACCCTACTGTCCATCTCCTCCTCTAGTCCAGCAGGTAGTGGGTCTGGAATGGAGTTTGTCATGGATTCTTCGTCCAATGAGTCATGGGGCCACCAGTCCCTCTCacctgggtcaaggtcaccaaCGACACATTCACCACCACACAGGGGACAGTCTAAACTGGCACAG CTGTTGTTGGAAGCTCCTGTCCACAGTCTGCCAGTTACTACTCAGTGGATGAATATGGATACAAGCAATCTGCCCCAGACTCGTTCCTACCCAGTCTCCGTCATTGTGCCAAACACAGCAAATCAACTGGCCAGTTCTAAAAGTGAAAACTTTGTGGCAAATAATATTCCCATTGGTGTGTTTAACTCCAGAGTTTCAACTGGTGTGTCTGAAGTGCTCACACCTTCATGTGTGGTGTCCACACAGTCAGCGACCAGGTTAGACAGTCGGGTTTCAAGTTCATCCCCATGGAAACCACATATGCCTAGTTCTGTCTCAGTGCTCAGGACACAGTTATCTCAGCCTTATGATAATTCACAGCATATTCTGGGACTGCAACCTTTGTCTGGAGTTTCATCAAGTGTGCAGTATGTGTCCTCATCTGTTATGTCAAACTCTAAACCTTCAGCACACACAGTGACATCAGTAACTCCTGTATTTGTTCACGGGAGAACGATAGAGGGAATCCAGGTCCCTTCAGCACACACCGTGACCTCAGTAACTCCTGTATTTGCCCACGGGAGAACGCTTGAGGGAATCCAGGCCCCTTCAGCACACACCATGACCTCAGTAAGCTCTGTATTTGCCATACCTTTACCAGTGGTACAAGTGGTTGTGATGAACAATGTTACTAACAAGAATGCATCAATGATGGATATAGACAATGGACTGTGTAAGATTGCCCCTAGTCGAGTGGGAGCAAGCCCTATGAGCATTCCGGTGACATTACAAGGGGATGGTCGTAACAGGCCCCACAAGTGTACCTTCAGAGACTGCGACAAGAGCTATATAAAGAGCTCTCATTTAAAGGCCCACATGCGATTACACACAG GTGAACGGCCTTTTGTGTGTACATGGGAAGGCTGTGCGCGTAAGTTTGCCAGGTCCGACGAGCTGTCTCGCCACCGGAGAGCCCACACAGGGGAGAAAAAGTTTGTGTGCCCGCTGTGCTCTCGAGGCTTTGTCCGTAGTGATCACCTCGCAAAACATGTTGGCAGGCACTGTAACAAGGACAAACCAAGACCACAGAGTAAACCCACTGTTGTCCCGGTAGCACAGAAGAACATCCTTGAGGAGATGGTGAACCCACTCGAGAGGGATGAGGATTACGTACTACCCAGCATTCACACCGACACTGTGGATGACAGCTTGTCAAATACCTTCAGAACCGTGTCTTCTGCCCCCAAGTTTGCAGGAGTGGACAATGACGATGATTCTGTTATGTCTTGGTCTGCTGAGGCCTTGTGTATGGACGTGCCGCAGGCTGTTGCAGACTAA
- the LOC128214122 gene encoding RWD domain-containing protein 3-like isoform X4, translating to MLSDEQEAILAVYCLPDEEVTVNMMLNQESAANTPYYPVKLVLTVPAVYPDSPPQISILSEHLSRDCVRDIKEKTSEFCKELIGDAMLISLITFVREQLESVQEDNALISQNLECSTNAETLNNVWTSVLHIDHMRSKTKYCKTLDKWISELGLCGRLVFCSKIILLILQGERNTIHDFVVRLKTACVDVDSRGHACKERMMSVLCEIQLPLTQTNRFMDYQQCEMKNCTELEELLTEAGLTEIYKEYILVLFPS from the exons ATGTTATCAGATGAACAAGAAGCAATTCTAGCTGTCTATTGCTTACCAG ATGAGGAAGTGACAGTTAACATGATGCTCAACCAGGAGTCAGCAGCAAACACACCATACTATCCTGTAAAACTGGTCCTGACAGTGCCTGCTGTGTACCCAGACAGTCCCCCTCAAATATCAATACTGTCGGAGCATTTGAGTAGAGATTGTGTCAGAGATATCAAGGAAAAGACATCTGAATTTTGTAAAGAGCTGATTGGAGATGCCatgttaatatcattaattactTTTGTTAGAGAGCAGTTGGAAAGTGTGCAAGAAGATAATGCATTAATATCCCAGAACCTGGAATGTTCAACAAATGCAGAAACATTAAATAATGTGTGGACCAGTGTTTTACATATAGACCATATGAGATCTAAAACCAAGTACTGCAAAACTTTGGACAAATGGATATCAGAGCTGGGATTGTGTGGAAGACTggtgttttgttcaaaaataataCTTCTCATTCTTCAAGGAGAAAGGAATACAATTCAT GATTTTGTAGTTCGTTTGAAGACAGCTTGTGTGGATGTTGACTCACGGGGACACGCCTGCAAGGAGCGGATGATGTCAGTCCTCTGCGAAATCCAGCTCCCTCTCACACAGACAAACAG GTTCATGGATTACCAGCAGTGTGAGATGAAAAACTGTACAGAGCTGGAAGAACTACTAACTGAAGCAGGACTTACAGAGATCTACAAGGAATATATCTTAGTGTTGTTTCCATCCTAA
- the LOC128214122 gene encoding RWD domain-containing protein 3-like isoform X2, which yields MLSDEQEAILAVYCLPGECQIIGNLEKCSTYEEVTVNMMLNQESAANTPYYPVKLVLTVPAVYPDSPPQISILSEHLSRDCVRDIKEKTSEFCKELIGDAMLISLITFVREQLESVQEDNALISQNLECSTNAETLNNVWTSVLHIDHMRSKTKYCKTLDKWISELGLCGRLVFCSKIILLILQGERNTIHDFVVRLKTACVDVDSRGHACKERMMSVLCEIQLPLTQTNRFMDYQQCEMKNCTELEELLTEAGLTEIYKEYILVLFPS from the exons ATGTTATCAGATGAACAAGAAGCAATTCTAGCTGTCTATTGCTTACCAGGTGAGTGTCAAATAATCGGTAACCTCGAAAAATGTTCAACAT ATGAGGAAGTGACAGTTAACATGATGCTCAACCAGGAGTCAGCAGCAAACACACCATACTATCCTGTAAAACTGGTCCTGACAGTGCCTGCTGTGTACCCAGACAGTCCCCCTCAAATATCAATACTGTCGGAGCATTTGAGTAGAGATTGTGTCAGAGATATCAAGGAAAAGACATCTGAATTTTGTAAAGAGCTGATTGGAGATGCCatgttaatatcattaattactTTTGTTAGAGAGCAGTTGGAAAGTGTGCAAGAAGATAATGCATTAATATCCCAGAACCTGGAATGTTCAACAAATGCAGAAACATTAAATAATGTGTGGACCAGTGTTTTACATATAGACCATATGAGATCTAAAACCAAGTACTGCAAAACTTTGGACAAATGGATATCAGAGCTGGGATTGTGTGGAAGACTggtgttttgttcaaaaataataCTTCTCATTCTTCAAGGAGAAAGGAATACAATTCAT GATTTTGTAGTTCGTTTGAAGACAGCTTGTGTGGATGTTGACTCACGGGGACACGCCTGCAAGGAGCGGATGATGTCAGTCCTCTGCGAAATCCAGCTCCCTCTCACACAGACAAACAG GTTCATGGATTACCAGCAGTGTGAGATGAAAAACTGTACAGAGCTGGAAGAACTACTAACTGAAGCAGGACTTACAGAGATCTACAAGGAATATATCTTAGTGTTGTTTCCATCCTAA
- the LOC128214122 gene encoding RWD domain-containing protein 3-like isoform X3: MLSDEQEAILAVYCLPGECQIIDEEVTVNMMLNQESAANTPYYPVKLVLTVPAVYPDSPPQISILSEHLSRDCVRDIKEKTSEFCKELIGDAMLISLITFVREQLESVQEDNALISQNLECSTNAETLNNVWTSVLHIDHMRSKTKYCKTLDKWISELGLCGRLVFCSKIILLILQGERNTIHDFVVRLKTACVDVDSRGHACKERMMSVLCEIQLPLTQTNRFMDYQQCEMKNCTELEELLTEAGLTEIYKEYILVLFPS, from the exons ATGTTATCAGATGAACAAGAAGCAATTCTAGCTGTCTATTGCTTACCAGGTGAGTGTCAAATAATCG ATGAGGAAGTGACAGTTAACATGATGCTCAACCAGGAGTCAGCAGCAAACACACCATACTATCCTGTAAAACTGGTCCTGACAGTGCCTGCTGTGTACCCAGACAGTCCCCCTCAAATATCAATACTGTCGGAGCATTTGAGTAGAGATTGTGTCAGAGATATCAAGGAAAAGACATCTGAATTTTGTAAAGAGCTGATTGGAGATGCCatgttaatatcattaattactTTTGTTAGAGAGCAGTTGGAAAGTGTGCAAGAAGATAATGCATTAATATCCCAGAACCTGGAATGTTCAACAAATGCAGAAACATTAAATAATGTGTGGACCAGTGTTTTACATATAGACCATATGAGATCTAAAACCAAGTACTGCAAAACTTTGGACAAATGGATATCAGAGCTGGGATTGTGTGGAAGACTggtgttttgttcaaaaataataCTTCTCATTCTTCAAGGAGAAAGGAATACAATTCAT GATTTTGTAGTTCGTTTGAAGACAGCTTGTGTGGATGTTGACTCACGGGGACACGCCTGCAAGGAGCGGATGATGTCAGTCCTCTGCGAAATCCAGCTCCCTCTCACACAGACAAACAG GTTCATGGATTACCAGCAGTGTGAGATGAAAAACTGTACAGAGCTGGAAGAACTACTAACTGAAGCAGGACTTACAGAGATCTACAAGGAATATATCTTAGTGTTGTTTCCATCCTAA
- the LOC128214122 gene encoding RWD domain-containing protein 3-like isoform X5, whose protein sequence is MMLNQESAANTPYYPVKLVLTVPAVYPDSPPQISILSEHLSRDCVRDIKEKTSEFCKELIGDAMLISLITFVREQLESVQEDNALISQNLECSTNAETLNNVWTSVLHIDHMRSKTKYCKTLDKWISELGLCGRLVFCSKIILLILQGERNTIHDFVVRLKTACVDVDSRGHACKERMMSVLCEIQLPLTQTNRFMDYQQCEMKNCTELEELLTEAGLTEIYKEYILVLFPS, encoded by the exons ATGATGCTCAACCAGGAGTCAGCAGCAAACACACCATACTATCCTGTAAAACTGGTCCTGACAGTGCCTGCTGTGTACCCAGACAGTCCCCCTCAAATATCAATACTGTCGGAGCATTTGAGTAGAGATTGTGTCAGAGATATCAAGGAAAAGACATCTGAATTTTGTAAAGAGCTGATTGGAGATGCCatgttaatatcattaattactTTTGTTAGAGAGCAGTTGGAAAGTGTGCAAGAAGATAATGCATTAATATCCCAGAACCTGGAATGTTCAACAAATGCAGAAACATTAAATAATGTGTGGACCAGTGTTTTACATATAGACCATATGAGATCTAAAACCAAGTACTGCAAAACTTTGGACAAATGGATATCAGAGCTGGGATTGTGTGGAAGACTggtgttttgttcaaaaataataCTTCTCATTCTTCAAGGAGAAAGGAATACAATTCAT GATTTTGTAGTTCGTTTGAAGACAGCTTGTGTGGATGTTGACTCACGGGGACACGCCTGCAAGGAGCGGATGATGTCAGTCCTCTGCGAAATCCAGCTCCCTCTCACACAGACAAACAG GTTCATGGATTACCAGCAGTGTGAGATGAAAAACTGTACAGAGCTGGAAGAACTACTAACTGAAGCAGGACTTACAGAGATCTACAAGGAATATATCTTAGTGTTGTTTCCATCCTAA
- the LOC128214122 gene encoding RWD domain-containing protein 3-like isoform X1, which translates to MQWFCPRAKNSGEWPLSSVPGVRGHLAGILPADRAWRAGILPGLGWTESPCFSPDLGGHDEEVTVNMMLNQESAANTPYYPVKLVLTVPAVYPDSPPQISILSEHLSRDCVRDIKEKTSEFCKELIGDAMLISLITFVREQLESVQEDNALISQNLECSTNAETLNNVWTSVLHIDHMRSKTKYCKTLDKWISELGLCGRLVFCSKIILLILQGERNTIHDFVVRLKTACVDVDSRGHACKERMMSVLCEIQLPLTQTNRFMDYQQCEMKNCTELEELLTEAGLTEIYKEYILVLFPS; encoded by the exons atgcagtggttttgtcctcgtgccaaaaatagcggggaatggccCTTATCTAgcgtccctggggtgcgggggcatttggcagggattttaccagcagatcGTGCCTggagggcggggattttacccgggcttggctggaccgaaagtccctgcttttccccggacctggggggccatg ATGAGGAAGTGACAGTTAACATGATGCTCAACCAGGAGTCAGCAGCAAACACACCATACTATCCTGTAAAACTGGTCCTGACAGTGCCTGCTGTGTACCCAGACAGTCCCCCTCAAATATCAATACTGTCGGAGCATTTGAGTAGAGATTGTGTCAGAGATATCAAGGAAAAGACATCTGAATTTTGTAAAGAGCTGATTGGAGATGCCatgttaatatcattaattactTTTGTTAGAGAGCAGTTGGAAAGTGTGCAAGAAGATAATGCATTAATATCCCAGAACCTGGAATGTTCAACAAATGCAGAAACATTAAATAATGTGTGGACCAGTGTTTTACATATAGACCATATGAGATCTAAAACCAAGTACTGCAAAACTTTGGACAAATGGATATCAGAGCTGGGATTGTGTGGAAGACTggtgttttgttcaaaaataataCTTCTCATTCTTCAAGGAGAAAGGAATACAATTCAT GATTTTGTAGTTCGTTTGAAGACAGCTTGTGTGGATGTTGACTCACGGGGACACGCCTGCAAGGAGCGGATGATGTCAGTCCTCTGCGAAATCCAGCTCCCTCTCACACAGACAAACAG GTTCATGGATTACCAGCAGTGTGAGATGAAAAACTGTACAGAGCTGGAAGAACTACTAACTGAAGCAGGACTTACAGAGATCTACAAGGAATATATCTTAGTGTTGTTTCCATCCTAA